The Oncorhynchus mykiss isolate Arlee chromosome 5, USDA_OmykA_1.1, whole genome shotgun sequence DNA window CCTGTATGGTTGCTTGATGTTCTTTCAAATTATTTTTATGCAAAACTACGCAAGATGATAAATAGTGACAACTTAATTGGTCTCCATTACGCCATGTTAGCCTGACTGCAGGTTttagattagattttttttttaccctggtCATGCTTGTGAAGTTTGGCTCTCCTTCTTTGGTTTCTTTAAGGATTCAAAAGCCTGCATTGTAGTTTGTTGCTCACAGACTACCTGTCACATAGAACTAGAGATGCCAATACAACCAAGCCCCTGTTCTGGTCACATTGCATTTTAGGCACAAATAAAAAGACACCTTAGTGGTCTTCTGACTGTTTTGCACCGAAAATACAACTGGGCATCATTCCCCACAAGCAAAATGACAGATTACCTGTCAAACAGATTGACAGATATGCTCTCAATGTGAAAATAGAGACATTTTATGTTACAGTATTGGTGCATGTTTTACTCCAAACCCAGATGAAATCAATGGGGATAAAAGATAGTGAATACTCCTCTTTGGTGCACTGGCTTCATAATCATAACAGAGCAAACACTGGCTAACAATGAAGAGAGGTGTGTGTATTCTGCTATTATGCAGAAAAACCAACAGCATGCCAAGACCAGTACAGGATGATCAAAAATAACAAAATGGcgcacacaccattcacataaaTAATGTACAGTCAAACACATTGAACTGACAAAATAAAAGCAGCAAGTAAATCATTATTGGGAGACAGAACAAATCTAGAAAAAATATTTTTAGAGATGACACACCCACCACACAGACCACATATGATTCCTACTGAGTAGTAAGATGGTATGATTCCTACTGAGTAGTAAGATGGTATGATTCCTACTGAGTAGTAAGATGGTATGATTCCTACTGAGTAGTAAGATGGTATGATTCATATTTGCCATCCATGGAGCTATAAGGCGTCACAAAAGAATCACACGGTGAATCCATATGTTGGATGACACATTTCAACCGTCACATCATGGCTCTCAAACTAATAACATTAAAGTTATAAAAATAAAtctttgtttttttatatatataattcaTACCTGCCCTATTGGTATGGTTGAAAGCATTCCCAGATGCTAGCATTAGCTTTGCAAGTTAACACATATCAACAGCAAAGACATTCAAACAAGAACCTACACCCACTtagtgcacacgcacgcacgcacacacgtcgACAAAGACATGCCACGCAGACATGCTGTCATAGTTCTGACACTACTACCGGGTCAAACGTGTCCATGTCAATGTCGTGGTTCTTTCGGCCCACGGAAGGGAGGGATTGAGAATATTTACCTTTATAGATTGTGAATGCTCGTTCGTACACATCTGTCACAAAGCAAAATGATCATCCTTTGCATCCTTATCAGCGTCAAAGTGAAGACACACTGCCTTGTTTCACAACACACAATATTTACAAATCCATGCGGCTGTGTGCACTGACAGAATTTTTCAGTAACCTCAATGTGGTGACATTTCAGACTAGCCTATAGGTGGCACTCTGGAGAAATCCCTGCTAGTAAATGGTACTGGCCAGCTACCCCTTCATACAAGTCCAAGACAACAACACCAAActcatactgtatctacatcCTTTCTTATTACAAGTCACAACCCTCTCTAAAACCCACAACAACACAGTCCCGCTCAATTCCCCAGTCTTAGTATCCAGCCACACACATAGAAGCCTTGAAACAGATCATCACGCAGCTACAACATTTACAACACAGACATTCAAATCTCCCTAACAACCACAAACCATGGCTTACTTTACTTATAATACCACTGCTTGTTTCAGGGTGACCAAGCCCAACTCTATCCCCGTATCGGGTCCCTCCCCGCAAAAGCAAACCCCCCCTGCATTCAGGACTGCACTTCGGTCTCAGTCCCAATTAAGTGATGTTTTGAAATAAGATATGGGAGAATGGGAAGAAAGCAGTGTGCTGTTCTACACCGTGTGCATCATGATTAACACGAGAAAGTCTTAGCTGCCTGCCTCCTCTCACTaatacagtaccaaaacaaaatgGAAGAATACAGATAGAGCTACATTCTGTGGTGAGGAGTTTGTGTTCCATGTTGTGGCGGTGAGATAGGAAGGTCAGTGAggggacatggggggggggggctgcagtcCGTCCGACGGGAACCAGTGCACTTGAGAAGGAGGCAGGTGGAAGACTTGAATGGCGGGAAGTAAACGGATCCAATAAGCGTCTCACACACACTTAGTCTGTGTATTCTGCCACAATGGACAGCAGCACCGTGATGTCATCAGGCTTCCCCCCTGCAGGACACAAGACAAAAGAGAACGTGTCAATTGGCTTTCCAGAGATCAAAGTCAACCTTGAATAACCCAATCTGCAAGCTGACGGTGGGCATAAAAATACAGTGGAGCTGGAGGTGTTATTAGGGACGTAAAGGACTTCCCAAGAACCTGATACGTACCTCTTACATTCAGGCCATTGTCACAGGCAAACTGAGCGAAAGGGGACATGTAGTTGGGGTCATAGGCCAGTTCGTGTGCTTGCTTTGCAATGCTCTGTGCCGTCTGCTGGATGCTGTCATAGTTGGCGCTCTGAGAAATACAAGCATTAGCATTAGGACAAAGAAATGTGTGCAGGTATTTACTAAGGTGAATGTGTAGATTTAGGTGGGTGTGAAAGCAGCTAGGAGGCACTGCGACGTGTTACCTTGAGCTTTTTGAGCTCTTGCAGGATCATGTAGTCGGGCATGTTGTCGAAGAGGCCATCCGAGGCGGTCAGGATGATGTCACCCAGCTGGACATCGAAGGAGGCGCTATCAGCGGCCTCAGGGCTGGGGAGGAGAACACAGGACAGCACTATTAATCAGGGCCAGCCAGAGGGCACCAGAGAGCTGCTACCAGATAGACAGTACACATGATCCTCACAAACATGATCAGGAGGAATCTGGTCAAAAGGTGACTGTGCCTCAGAGGGATATAATGGCTGGGTAATAAGACAGCAGATTCCTCCTGGCACACAGTGCAGCCTGCCCTGCTCCAGCCCCACCCCCCCGCCCGCCAGGCCCAGCATGATCTCTGGCTCCTAGACAGAGTAGGGGAGCCGGACGTAACCCTCTGCCCTTGAAactgtggaattgccctttaTTAAACCCCTTCCAtaccagaaagacagagagcaaatGTGAacatgtgagagtgtgtgtctgcTGAGAAGTACGTATGTATGGAAGCATAAAGTAACATTGTGCAAGTTTGCGTGTTAATGTGATCGTTATAGGAGAGCCTGAACATCTTGCAGTGCGGACTGCAATATAAAACAATAAAGGTCTCATTTAAATGTAGAAACACATGGTGGAGCTCAAAATAATCCCTATTTTTCCAGAGAACAAGAACAAGCCCCGCGGAAAGGGGTCTGGCGGGTCCGCCCCGCCTGCTactggcctgtgtgtgtgcatgcgcgtgttTGGCATGGGCCCAGGCACTACACACTGTTGGCAGAACAGCTGAAGTAAGGGGTTGGTTGCTGTCACATGGCCCCTCAATAATAAAAGAGAGAAGGAAAACATACCCTGCCAGCACCTAGGAGCTCACGTGGTCTCCAGGCCAGCCTGAAAATGGCTTGAGGGCTATTGGAGGGTGGGCTGTTGTTTGGCCTAAACTAACTACACAAGGGCACAGCGTCACATGGCTGTTATTGAACCAATAATACAGTCCCAGAATGAGGACAAAGCTTATTCGTTATCTAGCCACCGTTCCTTTCAAATCCTTCTGTGAACTGATGAGAAGGGAAATTCTAGATACGATTTTAACCTTACTTCCAATGACAACCTGTAATTTGCTCCAGGTATATCATCTAAAGCAGGGATGGTCAAACTCATTTTTCCACCAGGGGGTTACGGAATCGGTCTTCCACGAGGTCCAGCGGACTGCACTGAAAATGTGTCATCTTTCCTCACCATCAAAATTAGGCCAAAATAGTAAACTATTTTGAATGCTCTCCCGACTGTCTAGCTTTAgcaagctggacacagtcaagaaacAGAATAACATTCTACACAGTTTTGATTTGGTGTGAAGTCATTTTAAAGTCTATGGCGGGGCCATAAAGCCAGTTTTCTCAATACGAATGGGAATTTGAGACCAGGTGGAGGGtcagagaaggaggtggaggagactgacctgtcactgagtaccactccctCTGCCCCTGGGGGAGCGATGGACAGCTGGAAAGGGGTGTTGAAGTAGTGCTGCTGTTCATCGGAGCGGTGCACCACCTCTCCCCCTCGCACCACCAGGAAACCAGAGTCCCCTAGATTACACGTGTGCAGTTGGTGGCTCCTTCGGTCCAGGACCACAATACATGCTGTGCTGCTACCTGGGGAAGTGGAGAGGGGCAGAAGAGAGGGAATATACCAACATATGGTGGTTAGCCATCACCTGATATCCATTTCTACTTGTGTTAAAAAAAAAGTGGGGTTATCCGGTACAGCAGGGAAGGGGTGTGTGAGATCACATGCTGGACCAGTCAGTCTGGCACAGACTAAAA harbors:
- the LOC110523703 gene encoding protein phosphatase PTC7 homolog, whose amino-acid sequence is MLSVLSYGRLVARAVLGGLSQTDGRDYSLVTASCGFGKDFRKGILKKGMCYGDDACFIARHRSADVLGVADGVGGWRDYGVDPSQFSATLMRTCERLVKEGRFTPSSPVGILTSGYYELLQNKVPLLGSSTACIVVLDRRSHQLHTCNLGDSGFLVVRGGEVVHRSDEQQHYFNTPFQLSIAPPGAEGVVLSDSPEAADSASFDVQLGDIILTASDGLFDNMPDYMILQELKKLKSANYDSIQQTAQSIAKQAHELAYDPNYMSPFAQFACDNGLNVRGGKPDDITVLLSIVAEYTD